One region of Rhizobium sp. WYJ-E13 genomic DNA includes:
- a CDS encoding DUF2218 domain-containing protein, which translates to MTIAQEFKLSGVALPRDAAAMLGEICEHFVEHAEVQRRGDLALLKSKAGTAEIRIEDRKLLIELSCPSEKALQMSRTMLAEHLFYFAGEDPLELAWSHPASLAVLPNIHEVTVISAENVTPHMRRVKFACADVTPFMGGDMHVRLLVPPKGRAPVWPGLRADGRVAWPEGEDELLVRVYTIRTVNVEKRELWIDFLQHSAPGIKTPGADFARDAEPGQRVALLGPGGGSLPVARSILLAGDESALPAIARIAEEVPAGARLQAIIEVADETEEQPLYSAGSLDVRWLYRRDYANGAKGVLLEEAKQTIAATEGETFIWFACEKEDVRAMRTYLKSRRHDRKNMYVAWYWEREAD; encoded by the coding sequence ATGACCATCGCTCAGGAATTCAAGCTCTCGGGTGTAGCGCTTCCCAGAGATGCGGCTGCCATGCTCGGCGAGATCTGCGAGCACTTCGTCGAACATGCGGAGGTGCAACGGCGCGGCGACCTCGCGCTTCTCAAGAGCAAGGCCGGCACTGCCGAGATCCGTATTGAGGACCGCAAGCTGCTGATCGAGCTTTCCTGCCCCTCGGAGAAGGCGTTGCAGATGAGCCGCACGATGCTTGCCGAGCATCTCTTCTATTTCGCAGGCGAAGATCCGCTGGAGCTCGCCTGGTCCCATCCCGCATCGCTTGCCGTGTTGCCGAACATTCATGAGGTGACCGTCATTTCCGCAGAGAACGTGACGCCGCACATGCGCCGGGTGAAATTCGCCTGCGCCGATGTCACCCCGTTCATGGGCGGCGACATGCATGTGCGCCTGCTCGTGCCGCCAAAGGGCAGGGCACCTGTCTGGCCAGGCCTGCGCGCGGATGGCCGCGTTGCCTGGCCCGAGGGCGAAGACGAGCTTCTGGTGCGCGTCTACACGATCCGCACCGTCAATGTCGAAAAGCGCGAACTCTGGATCGACTTCCTGCAGCATTCGGCCCCTGGCATCAAAACGCCCGGCGCCGATTTCGCCCGCGATGCTGAGCCCGGGCAACGGGTGGCCCTGCTCGGCCCCGGCGGCGGCAGTCTTCCGGTGGCGCGGTCCATCCTGCTCGCCGGTGATGAAAGCGCGCTTCCGGCCATCGCCCGTATCGCTGAGGAAGTACCAGCGGGTGCGCGGCTGCAGGCAATCATCGAGGTCGCTGACGAAACGGAAGAACAGCCACTATACTCGGCAGGCTCGCTCGACGTGCGCTGGTTGTACCGCCGGGATTATGCCAATGGCGCCAAGGGCGTTCTGCTGGAAGAAGCCAAACAGACGATTGCCGCAACCGAGGGTGAAACCTTCATTTGGTTTGCCTGCGAGAAGGAGGATGTGCGCGCCATGCGCACCTACCTGAAGTCCCGCCGGCACGATAGGAAGAACATGTATGTCGCCTGGTATTGGGAACGGGAAGCCG
- a CDS encoding ABC transporter ATP-binding protein: protein MTVHTLTVTGLSAGYGEDEILHGLDLAVPPGKITAIVGANACGKSTLLRAMSRLLSPRRGQVLLDGKSIHRMPPRDLARKLGLLPQSPIAPEGITVADLVSRGRHPHQSLFSRWTRADDEAVDAALTATKTSELAERPVDELSGGQRQRVWIAMALAQQTEILLLDEPTTFLDISHQVEVLDLLTDLNHARGTTVVMVLHDLNLAARYADHLVAMTDGRIHVSGLPQDVLTEDNVRHVFGLQSRIITDPTSGRPIMLPIGRHRMAEGRADPQHAFHKEGR from the coding sequence ATGACCGTTCATACCCTCACAGTCACCGGGCTTTCCGCAGGTTATGGCGAAGACGAGATCCTGCATGGTCTTGATCTCGCCGTACCTCCCGGCAAGATAACCGCCATCGTCGGGGCGAACGCCTGCGGCAAGTCCACGCTGCTGCGCGCTATGTCGCGGCTGCTCTCGCCGCGTAGGGGCCAAGTGCTGCTCGACGGCAAGTCGATCCATCGCATGCCGCCGCGCGACCTTGCGCGCAAGCTGGGGCTGTTGCCGCAATCGCCGATCGCGCCCGAGGGCATTACCGTCGCAGATCTCGTGAGCCGCGGGCGCCATCCGCATCAGAGCCTGTTTTCACGCTGGACCCGTGCAGATGACGAAGCAGTGGACGCCGCGCTTACCGCCACAAAGACTTCGGAACTTGCCGAAAGGCCGGTCGACGAGCTCTCGGGCGGCCAGCGCCAGCGCGTGTGGATTGCGATGGCGCTGGCGCAGCAGACGGAGATCCTGCTACTCGACGAGCCGACGACTTTTCTCGACATCAGCCATCAGGTTGAGGTTCTGGACCTCCTGACCGATCTCAACCATGCGCGCGGCACCACCGTCGTCATGGTGCTGCATGACCTCAATCTCGCGGCGCGCTACGCAGACCACCTCGTCGCCATGACTGATGGCCGCATCCACGTGTCCGGTCTGCCGCAGGATGTGCTGACGGAAGACAATGTGCGGCACGTCTTCGGCCTTCAAAGCCGCATCATCACCGATCCCACATCCGGCCGGCCAATCATGCTGCCGATCGGTCGCCACCGAATGGCGGAGGGCAGGGCCGACCCACAACACGCATTCCACAAGGAGGGCAGATGA
- a CDS encoding iron chelate uptake ABC transporter family permease subunit, translated as MTVLVSSLDSIIDNRRRRARRHALMVFLLLCLVVALFALTLSLGQSFTSPSDVIRVLLGENVQGAAFTVGQLRLPRAVLAALAGLSFGLGGVAFQIMLRNPLASPDIIGISSGASAAAVFVIVVLSLKGPIVSVVAVIAGLSVALLVYSLSFRNGVAGTRFILVGIGVSAMLESVIAYILSQAPAWSLQEAIRWLTGSVNGAQLDQAAPLLLALAVFGGLLLSRTRDLEALRLGDDMAAALGVGVSRTRVVVIIAAVGTIASATAVTGPIAFVAFLSGPIAARIVGNNGSILIPAALVGAVLVLAGDYAGQFLLPSRYPVGVVTGALGAPYLIFLIVRVNRTGGSL; from the coding sequence ATGACCGTGCTTGTCTCTTCCCTCGATAGCATCATCGATAACCGCCGCCGCAGAGCGCGTCGGCATGCGCTCATGGTTTTTCTGTTGCTCTGCCTTGTCGTCGCACTCTTTGCGCTCACTCTGTCGCTTGGCCAGTCCTTCACTTCGCCCAGCGATGTCATCCGCGTGTTGCTCGGTGAGAATGTGCAGGGAGCGGCCTTCACCGTTGGACAGCTGAGGCTGCCACGAGCTGTACTTGCGGCACTCGCCGGCCTGAGCTTCGGGCTCGGCGGCGTCGCCTTCCAGATCATGTTGCGCAATCCGCTCGCAAGCCCCGATATTATCGGCATCAGTTCGGGGGCGAGTGCGGCGGCGGTCTTCGTCATCGTCGTCTTGTCGCTGAAGGGGCCGATCGTTTCTGTCGTCGCCGTCATTGCGGGCCTCAGTGTGGCGCTGCTGGTCTATAGCCTGTCATTCCGCAACGGAGTGGCGGGCACACGGTTCATCCTCGTCGGCATCGGCGTATCCGCGATGCTGGAAAGCGTCATCGCTTACATCCTGTCGCAGGCGCCGGCCTGGAGCCTGCAGGAAGCGATCCGCTGGCTGACGGGCAGCGTCAACGGTGCCCAGCTTGACCAGGCGGCTCCCCTGCTTTTGGCGCTTGCCGTCTTTGGCGGACTGCTGCTCAGCCGCACACGCGACCTGGAGGCGTTGCGGCTCGGCGATGATATGGCTGCCGCCCTTGGTGTCGGTGTGTCGCGCACGCGCGTCGTGGTCATCATCGCAGCCGTCGGCACGATCGCCTCGGCAACGGCGGTGACAGGCCCGATCGCCTTCGTCGCCTTCCTGTCGGGGCCGATTGCCGCCCGCATCGTCGGAAATAACGGCTCGATCCTCATTCCCGCCGCCCTAGTCGGTGCGGTGTTGGTACTGGCGGGCGATTATGCGGGCCAGTTTCTGCTGCCGAGCCGCTATCCGGTCGGTGTCGTCACCGGCGCGCTCGGCGCCCCCTATCTGATTTTCCTGATCGTGCGCGTCAACCGCACCGGAGGCTCGCTATGA
- a CDS encoding iron-siderophore ABC transporter substrate-binding protein: MATAPGNVWADESTSYPVIIKHAFGTTVITKKPERVATVAWANHEVPLALGIVPVGFAAANFGDDDGDGLLPWVADKLKELHVEKPVLFDEGDGIDFEAVAATRPDVILAAYSGLSQSDYDTLSQIAPVVAYPDAPWSTDWRDMIRLDSAGLGMAAEGEALIKMIEGEISETVAGHPELQGKSAMFITHLNATDLSMVNFYTTNDTRVKFFADLGLKSPKSVVEASVPGKFAGSISAERIDSFDDVDIVVTYGSQQLLEALEKNPLMARMPAVSKGALVTLGRDPVGTAANPTPLSISWVLRDYVALLTDAAGKSPNKSQ; the protein is encoded by the coding sequence ATGGCCACTGCGCCCGGCAACGTTTGGGCTGACGAGAGCACGTCCTATCCTGTCATCATCAAGCATGCTTTCGGCACGACCGTCATCACCAAGAAGCCGGAGCGGGTCGCGACGGTCGCCTGGGCCAATCATGAAGTGCCGCTGGCGCTCGGCATCGTGCCTGTCGGTTTTGCGGCTGCCAATTTCGGTGATGATGACGGTGACGGACTGCTACCCTGGGTGGCCGACAAGCTCAAGGAATTGCACGTCGAAAAGCCCGTCCTGTTCGACGAAGGTGACGGCATCGATTTCGAGGCGGTCGCTGCCACCCGGCCGGATGTGATTCTGGCGGCTTATTCCGGCCTCAGCCAGTCCGATTACGATACGCTGAGCCAGATCGCTCCTGTCGTCGCCTATCCGGATGCGCCCTGGTCGACCGACTGGCGCGACATGATCCGACTGGACAGTGCCGGGCTCGGCATGGCCGCAGAAGGCGAAGCGTTGATCAAGATGATCGAGGGCGAAATATCAGAGACCGTCGCCGGCCATCCCGAATTGCAGGGTAAGTCGGCGATGTTCATCACGCATCTCAATGCGACCGATCTCAGCATGGTCAACTTCTACACGACGAACGATACGCGCGTGAAATTCTTCGCCGATCTCGGATTGAAGTCTCCAAAGAGCGTCGTCGAGGCCTCCGTGCCGGGCAAGTTCGCAGGCTCGATCAGCGCCGAACGAATCGATTCCTTCGATGATGTCGATATTGTCGTCACCTACGGAAGCCAGCAGTTGCTCGAAGCGCTGGAGAAGAACCCGCTGATGGCCAGAATGCCAGCTGTCTCCAAGGGCGCGCTCGTGACACTTGGCCGCGATCCGGTCGGCACTGCCGCCAATCCGACGCCGCTGTCGATCTCCTGGGTTCTCAGAGATTATGTGGCGCTGCTCACAGACGCCGCCGGAAAGTCTCCTAACAAGTCTCAATGA
- a CDS encoding iron ABC transporter permease, with protein MIVRSRKSSSRPPASARSNQARSLWLIGLTAALACLCALSVTVGTRDVDWVDIFAALAGHANNIGQAAVTVRIPRTLLAVVAGAALALAGAIMQGVTRNPLADPGILGVNMGASLAVVVAVAWFDISSNEAYIWTAIFGAGCSAVFVYTIGSLGRGGATPLKLALAGAATSVAFASMVIAVVLPRNDIAGGIRSWQIGGVGGATFERILPVLPFLAIGFLISLLSARKLNSLALGDELAAGLGERVALARGVAALGAILLCGATTAVCGPIGFLGLVVPHLCRLLVGIDHRWLLPFSAIGGASLLLAADIVGRIVARPAELDVGIVTALVGAPFFIAIVRRQRVREL; from the coding sequence ATGATCGTGCGCAGCCGAAAATCATCGTCCCGGCCGCCAGCATCCGCCCGGTCGAACCAGGCTCGCAGCCTCTGGCTTATCGGGCTCACCGCGGCTCTTGCGTGCCTCTGTGCGCTCTCGGTCACGGTCGGCACGCGCGATGTGGACTGGGTCGATATCTTCGCCGCCTTGGCCGGGCATGCGAACAATATCGGTCAGGCGGCGGTGACGGTACGCATTCCGCGCACGCTGCTTGCCGTCGTCGCTGGTGCAGCGCTGGCCCTTGCGGGCGCAATCATGCAGGGAGTGACACGCAATCCGCTCGCTGATCCGGGCATTCTCGGTGTTAACATGGGCGCATCGCTCGCAGTCGTCGTTGCGGTCGCGTGGTTCGATATCTCCTCGAACGAGGCCTATATCTGGACGGCGATCTTCGGCGCCGGATGTTCGGCGGTCTTCGTCTATACGATCGGCTCGCTCGGACGCGGCGGCGCAACGCCCTTGAAACTGGCTCTTGCCGGCGCAGCGACCTCGGTCGCCTTCGCTTCCATGGTCATTGCCGTTGTCCTGCCGCGCAATGACATCGCCGGCGGTATCCGCTCCTGGCAGATCGGCGGGGTCGGCGGGGCGACCTTTGAGCGCATCCTTCCTGTTCTGCCATTTTTGGCGATCGGCTTCCTCATCAGCCTGCTGTCGGCGCGAAAATTGAATTCGCTGGCGCTCGGCGATGAGCTGGCGGCCGGCCTTGGCGAACGCGTGGCGCTTGCCCGCGGCGTTGCAGCACTCGGCGCCATCCTTCTCTGCGGCGCGACCACGGCGGTCTGCGGTCCGATCGGCTTTCTCGGCCTCGTCGTGCCGCATCTCTGCCGCCTGCTGGTCGGGATCGATCACCGCTGGCTCTTGCCCTTTTCCGCGATCGGCGGCGCCAGCCTGTTGCTCGCAGCCGATATCGTCGGGCGCATCGTTGCGAGACCTGCTGAGCTCGATGTCGGCATTGTCACAGCGCTTGTCGGCGCACCATTCTTCATTGCCATCGTCCGGCGCCAGCGGGTGCGTGAATTATGA